From a single Canis aureus isolate CA01 chromosome 5, VMU_Caureus_v.1.0, whole genome shotgun sequence genomic region:
- the LOC144314205 gene encoding uncharacterized protein LOC144314205 isoform X3, producing the protein MKTNMTQMKTDEGICIYLNGTGGFCGQIFLLICMLALCPANCSLPTLPALSPRLRENVRLYLGLFSCCCSLETLSRKFPQPGCQRVWRERLRLLALPGLLLSPAYLQCTCWSQVSMCA; encoded by the exons gTATTTGTATTTACCTGAATGGAACTGGGGGATTTTGTG GTCAGATATTCCTGCTGATTTGCATGCTTg CCCTCTGCCCTGCAAACTGTAGCCTCCCCACGCTCCCAGCTCTGTCACCTCGACTCAGGGAGAATGTCAGGCTCTACCTGGGTCTCTTCTCCTGCTGCTGCAGCCTGGAAACTCTGTCCAGAAA GTTTCCACAGCCAGGTTGCCAGAGGGTCTGGAG AGAGAGGCTTCGACTCCTTGCTCTACCTGGGCTGCTGCTTTCTCCAGCTTACCTGCAGTGCACCTGCTGGAGCCAGGTCTCTATGTGTGCATAG